Within the Comamonadaceae bacterium OTU4NAUVB1 genome, the region TCGGGGAAAGGAAATGACTCATCGATTGGCCCGAGGCGAGCAGAAAACGGCAATGGTATCGCCTGCCCATGCACCGGTTCGCCACGTGCCGGTTGCAGGCGCGGCGGCGGGACGCGGCTACGACGTCGCTGGCGGCAGCCCGGCATGCACGCCGCGCAGCAGGGTCTCGTAGCGCGCGTGCATTCGCGAGACGTCGAATTCGAGTTCCGCCTGCTTGCGGGCCGCGCGACCCAGGGCCTCGGCATGGCCGGGTTGCGTGAGCAGGGTTTCGAGCGCCTCGGCCAACGCCTGGACGTCGCCCTCGGGCACCAGCAGGCCGGTGCGGCCATGGGCGATCACCTCGCGCACGCCCACCACGTCGCTGCCGATACAGGCGCAGCCGGCAGCCATGGCCTCTAGCAACGCGAGCGGCATGCCCTCGTAATGGGTGGCGAGCACGAAGATGCGATGCTGCGCCAGCAGCGCGGGCATGTCGGCCACCTGGCCCAGGAAGCGCACCTGCGCATCCAGACCGAGCTGGTGGACCAACCCCTGCATCGCCTTGCGCTGGCGCTGCTTGCCGCCGCCGGCCAACGCCAGGGGCGGCGCGAGGCCTCCGGACCCCAGCAGCGCCAGCGCGCGCACCAGGGTCGCGTGGTCTTTCTGGCGGCCGAAGCGGGAGGCCATGAGGATGGCGTTCTCACGTGCCTGCCACGGCAGTGCCGGTACGGCGTGAATGCGCGCCAGGTCGACGCCGTTGGGAATGGCGATGCAGCGCTCCGCCGGAAAGCCGAGCTCCAGCAGGTGGTCCCGCACTCCCAGTGAGACCCCGACCGTCGCTGCCGAGCGGCGGGCGAGCCACAGCGCCTGAGCGAGCCGCCAGCGGGTGTAGCGCTCGCGCGAGTTGTGCTCGACATGCACCAGGTGCGGCACGCCGGCCAGCAGGCCCGCGTAGCGTCCCCACAGATGCTCGCTGAAGCCATGCGCGACGAGGATGTCCGGCCGCCAAGCGCGGGCCAGGCTGCGCAGCGTCCAGATGGTGGCCGCGTGCGACCAGCCCGGGACGACGCGCACGTCGAGCCCTTCGTCGCGCAGCGCGGCCACCCGGTCCGGATCGGTGCTCGGCTTGCGCCGCAGGACCAGCACCGTGTCCATGGCCTGAGCGCGACGGGCGGCGCGGCAGAGGTCGACCGCCACTTGGTTGGCACCGGAGAAGCCTCCGGTGACGAAATGCATCACGCGCACCGGATCTCGCAGAAGAGGACGGCGAAGGGTGCGCGCGATTGGTGCGCCGACTTCAATGACCGTGGCCGAAGGACTCGCCGGCCTTCAGGCGATAGACGGTGCCGCAGTAGGAGCAGCGTGCCTCGCCCGTGCGGGCGATGTCGAGGTAGACCTTGGGATGCGTGTTCCAGAGCTTCATGTCGGCCAGGGGGCTCGGGCAGAAGACGAGACCCTGGTGGTTGAGGTCGCTGGCGCGCACCTCGACGACGGCGACGGGCTTGGCGTTGCTGGCGCTGGCCGCCGAGATAGGGGGGAGGTTGCTCATGATGTTCAGACCTTCGCGAGCCAGTGGGCGTACTTGGGATTCCTGCCGTTGACGATGTCGAAGAAGGCGCTCTGCACCTTCTCGGTCACCGGTCCGCGCGAGCCGCCGTCGCCGCGGTTGCCGATCTCCACGCGGTCGAGTTCGCGGATCGGCGTGACCTCGGCGGCGGTGCCGGTGAAGAAGGCTTCGTCGGCGATGTAGACCTCGTCGCGCGTGATTCGTTTCTGCACCACCTCGATGCCGAGGTCCTTGGCGATGTGCAGGATGGTGTTGCGCGTGATGCCGTTGAGGGCGCCGGCCGACAGGTCGGGCGTGTAGATGGTGTCGCCCTTGACGATGAAGACGTTCTCGCCCGCGCCCTCGGAGACGAACCCGCTGGCGTCGAGCAGCAGCGCCTCGTCGTAGCCGTCGTCCAGCGCTTCCATGTTGGCCAGGATCGAGTTGCTGTAGTTGCTCACGGCCTTGGCCTGCGTCATCGTGATGTTGACGTGGTGGCGCGTGTAGCTGGAGGTCTTCACGCGGATGCCGCGCTTCAGGCCTTCCTCGCCGAGGTAGGCGCCCCAGGCCCAGGCCGCGACCATCGCGTGGATGGTGTTGCCGCGCGGGCTGACGCCCAGCTTCTCGGAGCCGATCCACACCAGTGGGCGCAGGTAGCAGCTCTCCAGGTGGTTCTCGCGCACGACCTGCTTCTGCGCCTCCATCAGTTCCTCGCGCGTGAAGGGCAGCTTCATGCGCAGGATCTTGGCGCTGTTGAACAGGCGCTCGGTGTGCTCCTCCAGGCGGAAGATGGCGGTGCCGTCGACCGTCTTGTAGGCCCGCACGCCCTCGAAGGCGCCGCAGCCGTAGTGCAGCGTGTGGCTGAGGACATGGATCTTGGCGTCGCGCCACTCCACGAGTTGGCCATCCATCCAGATCTTGCCGTCGCGGTCGTCCAGCGAGGGGGGGAGCACGCTCATTTCTTGTCCTTTGGGGGGAGGGCGACGGGGCGTCGCAAAGCCCGCGATTTTACGGCGGGCGTGCGCCGACGCGCTGGCGACGGGCCGCACGGGCGCGACGACAATGACCCGTTTCGTTCATCGCCAGATAAAGGTTGCATCCCGTGTCCGTATTCAAGAACGTCATCGTCTATCGCATCGAGGCGCCCTGGTCGCAGTCGCTCTCGGAAGCCGAGGAGGCGCTCGCGGCCCAGCGCTTCGTGCCCTGCACGCCGTCGCAGGAGAAGTCCGCCGGCTGGGTCGGCCCGCGCGGCGACGAGCACGGCCTGCTGATCGAGTCGGTGGGCGGCCAGTGGATCCTGGAGTTCATGGTCGAGTCCAAGACCCTGCCGGGCTCGGTGGTGCGCCGCAAGGTCGACGAGCGCTGCGCGCAGATCGAGGCCACCACCGGCCGCAAGCCCGGCAAGAAGGAGAAGAAGGAGCTCAAGGAGGACATCACCCACGAGCTGCTGCCGATGGCCTTCACGCGCCACGCGCGCATCGCGGTCTGGATCGACCCCGCCGAGCGCCGGCTGGTCGTCAACGTCGCCAACGCGGCGCGCGCCGACGAGGTCGTGACCAGCCTGGTCAAGGCGTTCGAGGGCTTCGCGGTGACGCAGATCAACACGCTGGTCGAACCGGCCGCCGCGATGGCGAACTGGCTCTCGACGCAGGAGCCGCCGGCGGGTTTCACCATCGACCGCGAGTGCGAGCTGCGCGCCACGGACGAGTCGAAGTCGGTCGTGCGCTATGCCAAGCACGCCCTGGACATCGAGGAGGTGCGCCAGCACATCGCCGCCGGCAAGCGGCCCACGCGCCTGGCCATGACCTGGGACGACCGCGTGTCCTTCGAGCTGACCGAGGGCATGCAGATCCGCAAGATCGCCTTCCTGGAGAGCACCGACCGCGCGGCGGACGGCAAGAAGGAGGACAACTTCGACGCCGACGCGGCCATCGCCACCGGCGAGCTCGGCCAGCTGGTGCCGGAGCTGCTGGAGGCGCTCGGCGGCGAGGCGGCGCTGGGCCTGTCGGCGGCCGACCTGCCGTCGGTGGCGAAGGATGCGAACGACACGATCGGCGCTCCGGCCAAGGCCGCGGCGACCGGCCCGGCGGCACCGACGGACGCGGCGACCGAAGCGGAAGACGCGCCGTTCTGAGCCGTCCGGGCCGGTGCAGCGACCGGCCGGTGGGCGCGTGTCAGTCGGTCGTCCCGGGCCGCACCAGCGTCCACTCGCGCAGCTTGCCGCCTGCGAACACGCCGTCGACATGCGACTCGCCGCCGTCCTTCCAGCGGTAGGTCTCGGGCTGCGTGTCCGGGGGCGAGCGCAGTTCGCCGAGCGAGCGCGTCATCGCCACCACGTGCAGCAGGGTCATGCCCGGCTTGAGCTTGGCGTTGAGCATCACGGCGCTGGCGACGTAGCCGATCGGCCGGCTCGAGGCGCGCTTGAGCACGGTCATCGTGCGCGTGAAATGCAGCAGCAGGAACATCACGATGCCGCCGGCGACCACCGCCACGCCGGGCCAGCCGTACTGGCGCCAGGCGAAGCCGAGCACGACCAGACCCACGACCGGAACGAAGACTTTCTGAAGATTCATGGCGCGCATTGTCGGTGCGCCATGGCGCGCGCCGATGAGGGATGACCACATGCCGAGGCTCAGGACTGCAGCCGCCGCACCACCTCCATCGCCTCCTCCACGCGCTCGACGGCATGGATCTCCAGCCCCTCGACCGGCTTCTTCGGCGCGTTCGCCTTGGGCACCACGGCGACGCTGAAGCCGAGCTTGGCGGCCTCCTTCAGCCGCTCCTGGCCGCGCGGCGCGGGCCGCACCTCGCCGGCCAGGCCGACCTCGCCGAAGGCGATGAAGCCCTTGGGCAGCGGCTTGCCGCGCAGGCTCGACGTGATCGACAGCATCACCGCCAGATCGGCCGCCGGCTCGGTGATGCGCACGCCGCCCACCGCGTTGACGAACACGTCCTGGTCCATGCACGCGATGCCGGCGTGGCGGTGCAGCACGGCCAGCAGCATCGCCAGGCGGTCGCGGTCCAGGCCCACCGACAGGCGCCGAGGGCTCGGCCCGCCGCTGTCGACCAGCGCCTGGACCTCCACCAGCATCGGCCGCGTGCCCTCCAGCGTGACCAGCACGACGCTGCCGGGCACCGGCTCGGCGTGCTGGCTCAGGAAGATCGCGCTCGGGTTGGCCACGCCCTTCAGGCCGCGTTCGGTCATGGCGAAGACGCCGATCTCGTTGACCGCGCCGAAGCGGTTCTTGATGGCGCGCACGAGGCGGAAGCTCGAGTGCGTGTCGCCCTCGAAGTACAGCACCGTGTCGACCATGTGCTCCAGCACGCGCGGGCCGGCCAGGGCGCCCTCCTTGGTCACGTGGCCCACCAGCACGATCGCCGTGCCGCTGGCCTTCGCGAAGCGCGTGAGGTGCGCCGCGCACTCGCGCACCTGCGCCACCGAGCCGGGCGCGGAGGTGAGCTGGTCGGAGTAGACGGTCTGGATCGAGTCGATCACCGCGATGGCCGGGCGGTTGGCGTCCAGCGTGGCGATGATCTTCTCCAGCTGGATCTCCGGCAGCACCTGGACCTGCGAGTGCTCCAGCCCGAGCCGCCGCGAGCGCAATGCGACCTGCGCGCCGCTCTCCTCGCCGGTGACGTAGAGGGCGTTCTGTCCGGCGCGCTGCAGCGCGTCGACCGCCTGCAGCAGCAGCGTGGACTTGCCGATGCCCGGGTCGCCGCCGATGAGCGTCACGCCCCCGGGCACGATGCCGCCGCCGAGCACGCGGTCGAGTTCGTCGATGCCCGTGGGCGTGCGGTCGACGTCGCTGGCCTGGATCTCCGAGAGCACCGCGATCTCGCTGGTGCCGGCCAGCGCCGCGAACGGCGCGCTGAAGCGGTTGTTGGCCGGCCCGCCCCCGGCGGCCTGGGCCACCTGCTCGACGAGGGTGTTCCAGGCGCCGCAATGCGGGCACTTGCCCAGCCATTTCGCGCTCGTGCCGCCGCAGGTGCTGCAGACGTAGTTGGTTTTTTCCTTGGCCATCGGGGGAGTGTAGGGAGGCACGAAGACCGGCGCCGGGTCGCGCCGGGGTATGCCGCCGCAGCAAGGCAGACGTGGCGTAAACGTGGGGGCGGCCCCACGCGGCTTGCCGGAAAATCCGTGCCATCCACCGATTCCAACCATCCCGACGGAGACACCCCCCCATGACCTTCACCCGCCGCCAACTGCTGCAGACCACCGGGGCCGGTGGCGCCGCCGCCCTGCTCGCCGGCATCGGCCGGACGGCGTTCGCCCAGACGCCGAACGCGCACATCGAGACCGCCTCCATCATCACCGGCTTCGCCGCCGGCGGCACCTCCGACAACATCTGCCGGCGCATCGCCCTCAAGCTGGCGCCCGACTTCGCCAAGACGGTCGTGGTGGAGAACCGCACCGGCGCCGGCGGCCAGATCGCCATCGGCTACGTCAAGGGCCGCCCGGCCGACGGCACGGCGATCCTGCAGACGCCGACCTCGATGCTCACGATCTATCCGCACATCTACAAGAAGCTGCCCTACGACTTCGCCACCGACCTGACGCCGGTCTCGCTGGGCTGCTCGTTCGACTTCGGCTTCGCGGTCGGACCGTCGGTGCCCGCGAGCGTGAAGACCGTGCCGGACTTCCTGGCCTGGGCCAAGGCGAACCCGACGGGCGCCAACTTCGGCTCGCCGGCCGCGGGCTCGACGCCGCACTTCATCGGCGCGCTGCTGGGCAAGGGCGCCGGCGTCGAACTCAAGCACGCGGCCTACCGCGGCACGCAGCCGGCCATGCTCGACCTGCTGGGGGGCAACGTCTCGGCCGTCTCCGGGCCCGTGGGCGACATCACCCAGCACCTGGCCAGCGGCAAGGTGCGCATCCTGGGCGTCTCGGGCGAGAAGCGCAGCCGCTTCGCGCCGGACGTGCCGACCTTCGGCGAGCAGGGCATCCCCGACATGGCGCACAGCGAGTGGTTCGCCTTCTTCCTGCCGGCCAAGGCATCGCCCGAACTGGTCGCGCGCCTGAACGCGTCGATGCGCGCCGCGCTGGCCTCGAAGGACGTGATCGACGGCCTGGGCACCTTCGGCCTGGAGGCGATGTCGTCCTCGCCCGAGGAGCTCATGGCGCTGCTGAAGAAGGACACGGCCAAGTGGGGCCCGATCGTGAAGAAGGTCGGCTTCACCGCCGAGGCGTGACCGGGGCGCGCGCATGAAGGCCTGCATCTACGGCGCCGGCGCCATCGGCGGCTGGATCGGCGCGGCGCTGGCGCGCGCGGGCGTGACGCCGAGCGTGGTCGCGCGCGGGGCGACGCTCGGGGCGCTGCGCCACGAAGGGCTCTCGCTGGTGCGCGGCGCGCCCGGCGGCACGGACGAGGACGGGACGCGCGAGCGTTTCGCCGTCGAGGCGGTGGACGATCCGGCCGCGCTCGGCGTGCAGGACCTGGTCGTGGTCGCGGTGAAGGCCCCGGCGCTCGCGGGCGTGGCCGAGCGCATCGCGCCGCTGCTGGGCACCGACACCGTGGTGTTGACGGCCATGAACGGCGTGCCCTGGTGGTTCCTCGACGGCGGCTTCGGCGGCGCGCTGGCCGGCACGCGGCTGGCGGCGGTCGACCCCGACGGCGCCATCGCGGCGGCGATCCCCGCGCGCCACGTGGTCGGCGGCGTGGTGCACGCGAGCTGCTCGCTCGACGCGCCGGGCGTGGTGCGACACCACTTCGGCAACGGCCTGCTGCTGGGCGAACCTTCGGGCGAGGCGACGCCGCGCGTGCGCGACCTCGCGGCGCTGCTGGCGCGCGGCGGCATCGAGGCACGCGTCTCCCCGCAGATCCAGAAGGACGTCTGGTTCAAGCTCTGGGGCAACATGACCGTCAACCCGGTCAGCGCCCTCACCGGCGCCACCACCGACCTCATCATGGACGACGCGCTGGTGCGCGGCTTCATCTCCGCGGTGATGCGGGAGGCGCGCGAGATCGGCGCGCGCATCGGTCTGCCGATCGCCGACAGCCCGGAGGACCGCCACGCCGTGACGCGCCGGCTCGGTGCCTTCAAGACCTCGATGCTGCAGGACGTGGAGGCCGGCCGCGCGGTCGAACTCGACGCGCTGGTGGGCGCGGTGCGCGAACTCGGCCGGCTCACGGACGTCGCGACGCCGTTCACCGACGCGCTGTTCGGGCTCGCCCGGCTGCAGGCCCGGCAGCGCGGGCTGTACTGACCGGGCCCGCGGGCCGACGCCGGGCGACGTCCCGGCCGCGCCGCCGGCGCGCGCGCTCAGTCGTCCACGGCCACCGGCACGCGCGGCGCCACCGCGCACATCAGTTCGTAACCGACCGTGCCGGCCGCCCGCGCCACCTCGTCGATGCACAGCACGGTGCCGTCGGCGGCACGGCCCCACAGCGTGACCTCGCTGCCGATGCCCGGCGCCCGCGCCGCGCCGGCGCCGCCGCGCGCGCGCAGCACGGGTTCGAGGTCGATCGTCACCATGTCCATGCTCACGCGCCCGACCACCCGCGTGCGCACGCCGTCGACCAGCACCGGCGTCCCGGTGGGCGCGTGACGCGGGTAGCCGTCCGCGTAGCCGATC harbors:
- a CDS encoding glycosyltransferase, with translation MHFVTGGFSGANQVAVDLCRAARRAQAMDTVLVLRRKPSTDPDRVAALRDEGLDVRVVPGWSHAATIWTLRSLARAWRPDILVAHGFSEHLWGRYAGLLAGVPHLVHVEHNSRERYTRWRLAQALWLARRSAATVGVSLGVRDHLLELGFPAERCIAIPNGVDLARIHAVPALPWQARENAILMASRFGRQKDHATLVRALALLGSGGLAPPLALAGGGKQRQRKAMQGLVHQLGLDAQVRFLGQVADMPALLAQHRIFVLATHYEGMPLALLEAMAAGCACIGSDVVGVREVIAHGRTGLLVPEGDVQALAEALETLLTQPGHAEALGRAARKQAELEFDVSRMHARYETLLRGVHAGLPPATS
- a CDS encoding zinc-finger domain-containing protein, producing MSNLPPISAASASNAKPVAVVEVRASDLNHQGLVFCPSPLADMKLWNTHPKVYLDIARTGEARCSYCGTVYRLKAGESFGHGH
- a CDS encoding branched-chain amino acid transaminase, whose translation is MSVLPPSLDDRDGKIWMDGQLVEWRDAKIHVLSHTLHYGCGAFEGVRAYKTVDGTAIFRLEEHTERLFNSAKILRMKLPFTREELMEAQKQVVRENHLESCYLRPLVWIGSEKLGVSPRGNTIHAMVAAWAWGAYLGEEGLKRGIRVKTSSYTRHHVNITMTQAKAVSNYSNSILANMEALDDGYDEALLLDASGFVSEGAGENVFIVKGDTIYTPDLSAGALNGITRNTILHIAKDLGIEVVQKRITRDEVYIADEAFFTGTAAEVTPIRELDRVEIGNRGDGGSRGPVTEKVQSAFFDIVNGRNPKYAHWLAKV
- a CDS encoding recombination-associated protein RdgC; its protein translation is MSVFKNVIVYRIEAPWSQSLSEAEEALAAQRFVPCTPSQEKSAGWVGPRGDEHGLLIESVGGQWILEFMVESKTLPGSVVRRKVDERCAQIEATTGRKPGKKEKKELKEDITHELLPMAFTRHARIAVWIDPAERRLVVNVANAARADEVVTSLVKAFEGFAVTQINTLVEPAAAMANWLSTQEPPAGFTIDRECELRATDESKSVVRYAKHALDIEEVRQHIAAGKRPTRLAMTWDDRVSFELTEGMQIRKIAFLESTDRAADGKKEDNFDADAAIATGELGQLVPELLEALGGEAALGLSAADLPSVAKDANDTIGAPAKAAATGPAAPTDAATEAEDAPF
- a CDS encoding glycerate kinase, producing MRAMNLQKVFVPVVGLVVLGFAWRQYGWPGVAVVAGGIVMFLLLHFTRTMTVLKRASSRPIGYVASAVMLNAKLKPGMTLLHVVAMTRSLGELRSPPDTQPETYRWKDGGESHVDGVFAGGKLREWTLVRPGTTD
- the radA gene encoding DNA repair protein RadA; this translates as MAKEKTNYVCSTCGGTSAKWLGKCPHCGAWNTLVEQVAQAAGGGPANNRFSAPFAALAGTSEIAVLSEIQASDVDRTPTGIDELDRVLGGGIVPGGVTLIGGDPGIGKSTLLLQAVDALQRAGQNALYVTGEESGAQVALRSRRLGLEHSQVQVLPEIQLEKIIATLDANRPAIAVIDSIQTVYSDQLTSAPGSVAQVRECAAHLTRFAKASGTAIVLVGHVTKEGALAGPRVLEHMVDTVLYFEGDTHSSFRLVRAIKNRFGAVNEIGVFAMTERGLKGVANPSAIFLSQHAEPVPGSVVLVTLEGTRPMLVEVQALVDSGGPSPRRLSVGLDRDRLAMLLAVLHRHAGIACMDQDVFVNAVGGVRITEPAADLAVMLSITSSLRGKPLPKGFIAFGEVGLAGEVRPAPRGQERLKEAAKLGFSVAVVPKANAPKKPVEGLEIHAVERVEEAMEVVRRLQS
- a CDS encoding Bug family tripartite tricarboxylate transporter substrate binding protein; translation: MTFTRRQLLQTTGAGGAAALLAGIGRTAFAQTPNAHIETASIITGFAAGGTSDNICRRIALKLAPDFAKTVVVENRTGAGGQIAIGYVKGRPADGTAILQTPTSMLTIYPHIYKKLPYDFATDLTPVSLGCSFDFGFAVGPSVPASVKTVPDFLAWAKANPTGANFGSPAAGSTPHFIGALLGKGAGVELKHAAYRGTQPAMLDLLGGNVSAVSGPVGDITQHLASGKVRILGVSGEKRSRFAPDVPTFGEQGIPDMAHSEWFAFFLPAKASPELVARLNASMRAALASKDVIDGLGTFGLEAMSSSPEELMALLKKDTAKWGPIVKKVGFTAEA
- a CDS encoding 2-dehydropantoate 2-reductase, whose protein sequence is MKACIYGAGAIGGWIGAALARAGVTPSVVARGATLGALRHEGLSLVRGAPGGTDEDGTRERFAVEAVDDPAALGVQDLVVVAVKAPALAGVAERIAPLLGTDTVVLTAMNGVPWWFLDGGFGGALAGTRLAAVDPDGAIAAAIPARHVVGGVVHASCSLDAPGVVRHHFGNGLLLGEPSGEATPRVRDLAALLARGGIEARVSPQIQKDVWFKLWGNMTVNPVSALTGATTDLIMDDALVRGFISAVMREAREIGARIGLPIADSPEDRHAVTRRLGAFKTSMLQDVEAGRAVELDALVGAVRELGRLTDVATPFTDALFGLARLQARQRGLY